Proteins encoded together in one Prevotella scopos JCM 17725 window:
- a CDS encoding permease, with product MHEEQKIINGIPIIGQWRSYWLWLPTLYLTRGLPYVILLMTALVYFNRMGLSNGAITLTSSWLLLPFILRPLLGRFVVAYWSKYAWIILTELVMAISLGGLAFTATTSNWFEWTVFFLMIIATVAAWHDVAIERLYKREAALRHRPAFFGVRVLSYLLSIIVGMAIPVTIAGNLEVIYRRIAPSWASIFWILSALLACLMLLHTITLPKDNIHSNLPIWSGVTRQWWHDVKAAFVRRPHYVANLCFLFCFLIPEGMFFRIAPLFLIDPGSNGGLALSPQELGLVLGTVGTFSLIGGCALGATLVRKDGLKPWRWLFVVALTLPKFIFVYLSYYFVSTLSIINMSMIVEQFGTGLGLTVYIVWLAHCTKGEHSTFTYSLGTAITAFSLVMTGWFTGFLQEYVGYRLFFLLVATLGIISFIVAYFIPVTKEIGKRK from the coding sequence ATGCACGAGGAGCAGAAGATAATCAACGGAATTCCAATTATAGGCCAGTGGCGTAGCTATTGGCTCTGGCTTCCAACGCTCTATCTGACACGTGGACTGCCATATGTTATTTTGTTGATGACGGCATTGGTTTATTTCAATAGAATGGGATTATCGAATGGTGCTATCACGCTGACAAGTTCTTGGTTGCTTCTGCCGTTCATCCTCCGCCCTTTGTTGGGTAGATTTGTTGTTGCCTATTGGAGTAAGTATGCATGGATTATCCTAACTGAACTAGTTATGGCGATAAGTCTTGGCGGCTTGGCATTTACTGCGACAACATCTAATTGGTTCGAGTGGACTGTCTTTTTCTTAATGATAATAGCAACTGTAGCGGCTTGGCATGACGTGGCTATCGAAAGACTTTATAAGCGTGAGGCTGCGTTACGCCATCGTCCTGCTTTCTTTGGTGTTCGGGTGCTTTCTTACCTGCTCTCTATTATTGTGGGAATGGCTATACCTGTTACGATAGCAGGCAATTTGGAGGTTATTTATAGAAGAATTGCACCTTCATGGGCATCTATATTTTGGATTCTGTCAGCATTGTTAGCTTGCTTAATGCTACTTCATACAATCACACTTCCAAAAGATAATATTCATTCGAATCTCCCTATATGGAGCGGCGTGACGCGTCAATGGTGGCATGATGTAAAGGCAGCCTTTGTGCGTCGTCCTCATTATGTGGCTAATTTATGTTTCTTATTCTGTTTCTTAATACCTGAAGGGATGTTTTTCAGAATAGCCCCTCTTTTCCTGATTGATCCCGGAAGTAATGGCGGTTTGGCGCTTTCACCACAGGAACTTGGGCTGGTGTTAGGAACAGTAGGAACATTCTCCTTGATTGGAGGTTGTGCTTTAGGTGCTACGTTGGTGAGGAAAGATGGTTTGAAGCCATGGCGGTGGCTGTTTGTGGTTGCATTGACTTTGCCGAAGTTTATCTTTGTCTATCTCAGCTATTACTTTGTTTCTACCTTATCCATCATCAATATGAGTATGATTGTAGAGCAATTCGGAACTGGACTAGGACTGACGGTTTATATCGTATGGCTTGCTCATTGTACGAAAGGTGAACACTCTACATTTACCTATTCCTTAGGTACAGCTATCACAGCTTTCTCTTTAGTGATGACAGGCTGGTTTACGGGTTTCTTGCAAGAGTATGTAGGTTATCGTCTCTTCTTCCTTCTAGTTGCAACCTTGGGTATTATTAGTTTTATTGTGGCTTACTTTATTCCTGTGACAAAAGAGATTGGGAAGAGAAAGTAG
- a CDS encoding M48 family metallopeptidase, with protein MKIKYFLMAAVVALMTACGTASKVPLTGRTHRISVSDAQLLSLSNQEYTKFMASAKRSTDAKNTAMVQRVGRNLANAVETYLRNNGYANEINNFKWEFNLVQDKQANAFCMPGGKIVVYEGLLPYTQNEASLAIVLGHEIAHAVAKHSAEQITKQMNQQMGTNILGTVLNSAVGSGVGDIASQIAGGYFSFRNLKYSRDNESEADYMGLIFAAMAGYDPANAVTFWQRMAAATNSNRSEILSDHPSDARRIENIKKWLPEAEKYYRGRGSNRVSSAGYSQSSGTLHIGGSSSSKRSNRR; from the coding sequence ATGAAGATTAAGTATTTCTTAATGGCAGCTGTCGTCGCTTTGATGACAGCCTGTGGTACGGCTTCAAAAGTTCCTTTGACGGGTCGTACACATCGTATCAGTGTTTCTGATGCGCAGCTTCTTAGCCTCAGTAATCAGGAATATACAAAGTTTATGGCATCAGCAAAGCGTTCTACTGATGCAAAGAATACAGCTATGGTTCAGCGTGTAGGTCGTAACCTTGCTAATGCGGTCGAGACTTACTTACGTAACAATGGTTATGCTAATGAGATTAATAACTTCAAATGGGAGTTTAATCTTGTTCAAGACAAGCAAGCTAACGCTTTCTGTATGCCTGGTGGTAAGATTGTTGTTTATGAGGGCTTATTGCCTTATACACAGAACGAGGCAAGTCTGGCAATCGTTCTGGGTCATGAGATTGCGCATGCTGTAGCTAAGCACAGTGCTGAACAGATTACAAAGCAGATGAATCAGCAGATGGGAACCAATATCTTGGGTACGGTCTTGAACTCGGCTGTTGGTAGTGGAGTAGGCGATATTGCTTCACAGATAGCGGGTGGATACTTCTCTTTCCGTAATTTGAAGTACAGTCGTGATAATGAAAGTGAAGCTGATTATATGGGACTTATCTTTGCTGCAATGGCTGGATATGACCCAGCAAATGCCGTAACATTCTGGCAACGAATGGCTGCAGCAACTAATAGTAATCGTTCTGAGATTCTGAGTGATCACCCTTCTGATGCTCGTCGTATAGAGAATATCAAGAAGTGGCTGCCAGAAGCTGAGAAATATTATCGTGGTCGTGGCTCTAATCGTGTCTCTTCTGCTGGATATTCACAGTCGTCTGGGACATTACATATAGGCGGTTCTTCGTCTTCTAAACGCTCGAATAGACGTTGA
- a CDS encoding NfeD family protein gives MMDYLIQNLWLTWLLVGLVCLILELMNGDLYLMCFAIGSLCASLASAFTDSIVIHVIIFVIFSVLSIFLVRPIALKYLHQGADKRLSNAEALIGREGKVTDTIEAGGYGRVKIDGDSWKAQSIDGAAIDQGVAVRILRLDSIIATVERC, from the coding sequence ATGATGGATTATCTGATACAAAACCTGTGGTTAACATGGTTATTAGTAGGTCTTGTTTGTCTGATTTTGGAGTTGATGAATGGAGACCTTTACCTTATGTGCTTTGCAATAGGTAGTTTATGTGCCTCACTTGCTTCTGCATTTACAGATAGCATAGTTATTCACGTGATAATCTTTGTCATTTTTTCGGTATTGAGTATATTCTTGGTACGACCGATAGCCCTTAAATATCTTCATCAAGGTGCGGATAAGAGATTAAGTAATGCTGAAGCATTGATTGGTCGTGAAGGGAAGGTGACAGATACGATTGAGGCTGGTGGATACGGCAGAGTAAAGATAGATGGTGACTCATGGAAGGCGCAGTCTATTGATGGTGCTGCAATTGACCAAGGTGTTGCTGTGCGTATTTTACGACTTGACTCTATAATTGCAACGGTTGAGCGTTGTTAG
- a CDS encoding SPFH domain-containing protein, translating to MDMIAYVLIAIVVLALVFAKMSIVIISQSETKIIERLGKYHATLAPGVNIIFPFIDRAKDIVALRAGRYTYTNSIDLREQVYDFDRQNVITKDNIQMQINALLYFQIVDPFKAVYEINNLPNAIEKLTQTTLRNIIGEMELDQTLTSRDTINTKLRSVLDDATNKWGIKVNRVELQDITPPASVSEAMEKQMQAERNKRATILTSEGQKQSAILQSEGEKQAAINRAEANKQQQILIAEGEAQARIRKAEAEAIAIQKITDAVGQSTNPANYLIAQKYIQMLTELAQNNNQKTVYLPFEASNLMGSIGGIKDMFK from the coding sequence ATGGATATGATAGCTTATGTGCTGATTGCAATTGTTGTGTTAGCATTAGTTTTTGCTAAGATGTCAATCGTGATTATCTCACAGAGTGAGACTAAGATTATTGAACGACTTGGTAAGTACCATGCAACGCTTGCCCCAGGTGTTAACATCATTTTCCCTTTCATTGATCGGGCAAAGGATATTGTTGCATTGCGTGCAGGTCGTTATACCTATACAAACTCAATTGACTTGCGTGAGCAGGTGTATGACTTCGACCGCCAGAATGTGATTACAAAGGATAATATTCAAATGCAGATTAATGCACTGCTCTATTTCCAAATTGTTGATCCGTTCAAGGCTGTATATGAGATTAATAACCTTCCAAATGCTATTGAGAAGTTGACACAGACGACGCTTCGTAATATCATTGGTGAGATGGAACTTGATCAAACTTTGACATCTCGCGATACGATTAATACAAAGTTGCGCTCTGTCCTCGACGATGCAACAAATAAGTGGGGTATCAAGGTGAATCGTGTTGAGCTTCAGGATATTACTCCTCCAGCAAGTGTTTCTGAGGCAATGGAGAAGCAGATGCAGGCTGAACGTAATAAGCGTGCTACGATTCTTACCAGTGAAGGACAGAAGCAGTCGGCTATTCTCCAGTCAGAAGGTGAGAAACAGGCAGCTATCAACCGCGCTGAAGCAAACAAACAGCAGCAGATTCTCATCGCAGAAGGTGAGGCGCAAGCACGCATTCGTAAGGCTGAGGCTGAGGCTATAGCCATTCAGAAGATTACAGATGCTGTTGGTCAGAGTACGAATCCCGCAAACTATCTTATTGCACAGAAGTACATTCAGATGCTTACAGAACTTGCACAGAATAACAATCAGAAGACTGTTTACCTGCCATTTGAGGCAAGTAACCTGATGGGTTCTATTGGTGGAATTAAAGATATGTTTAAGTGA